gATTTGTGAAAGGTAATGGAATTGCATtgcctcttggctatggcagctttccagtttgttgCGTTttgcaactctcatactctgctattataacTGATGTTCGTTATTTCCATTtacccagttttgtgacatcccaaattctacataactcccgggacgtcacgggaagtcatggaaagcaccaatttagtcatggaaaagtcatggaattctgttttcaaatttctgtgggaaccctgaaatttggtctcaaaagttttacgagacttgaaagtaaataGCGAGTGGTgcagtcaaaatattttgtgtgtcagattcatcatgaaaatgtcaaaatgccAACCCACACCCACGGTATTAGGGTTAACCCATAGAGGCACAGTGTCTCTGTTCAGGGGCACTTTATCCTGAATACTAGACAGAAAAAATCTACGGAAGAAAATTGTACCAATTCTAGTGCAGTTAGAATTGTAATGGTTAGGAAACctgaatatgaaatatggattaGAAAGTTTTGCATCATTTCATGTAGTACTattaaaatatacatacatgtaggttgacTGATGACAATAAGATTTAATTATCCTTTTCTTTCTATggaatacatgtagatcctcATGTTATCTGCTCCAAGAAAGAAACTATATGTATGATTAGATTATGGAAATGATTTTATACTTCCTTTCATTAGGAGTGAATTATTATGAAAAACATCTTGTACTTTTTGTCGCTGTGTAGGATTCCAGGCAGAGTAGTAGTAGGCAACGAGGACAACCTCGAACCAAGCCGGACTCCAGCCAAGCTGAATTCAGTGTGATAGACTCTCTGCTCAAACTAGTGCACAGTCCAGTAAGTCTGCCCTTCATCTTTCCTCTTGAAAGTTTACtttagtaaaagtagtagtagtagttgtagtaatagtagaagtacatgtacatgtagtattagtACAAGTTGTAGTAAAAGTAGGAGTAGAaatattggtggtggtggtagtggtagtagtcgtagtaaatcaacatttttaaacCCATAGCCTAGTGTCACTTTCTTacataaacaaaaaaagaagtaCCCGGTATGTCAATTGGCCTTTTCTTAATTAAGGATATTGAAATTTAAGGCCTGGGCACTTTCGTGAAGCTTGTCAACACGGGGAAGTTGTGATTGTTgaacagttaccatagcaacagtcaGACACCAGTAAGACACCACcatctttgtaagatggggccttGGTGGGTGTTCATAAGGCTGTTTATAATTTGCGATTTTACAAGtgattggtgatcctttcttgcggtACTTGATATACACCAcaatttcattgtttatttagtGCCTAAAAAATGAACACCAGTCATTCGTAAAGTCACTCGTAACTTGCGAACagcattatgaaacacccacaagATAGAAAAGTGTTAAGCGCTTATTTACTAGTTTTGAATCCAGTTAAAGATTTTGTTACTAGTATATCAATGTTTCTGTGGACTTGGATTTAGTTACTGTCTATAAGCCAACACGTCATCTACGTTCACGAAGTAAAAATTTATTAATCGTTCCTCTTATATCAACAAAAACATATGGTGAATGTTCTTTTGATCATTCAGCCCCTTTTTTATGGAACAAACTCCCAAAGTCCCTGAAAACAACTGATTCAGTTGACAAATTCTAAACAGCCCTAAAACCTAATTATTAAAAAGGTACCTCAACTCAACAAAGAGAACTCACCaactcatatttttctttcctttattttctgaagcgcatagagacgtatTAAGTGTTATACATGTACGCTATATGAAACCtgactattattgttattattttgaccttttttatGCTATTCAAATTGGGTTGTTCTGTGCAGGACTCTCGGGTAGCTGTCAAGGCTTGCGAGGGTTTGATGCTGTGCGCCAGCTTACCTGAAAGTCAGGCAGCTAATTGCATCGTGAAGAATACCCAGTTCTGCACTCTACTAGCCGAACGGCTGTGCTCGCTCTACAACGCGCTTCCGCTGTCCATGGATCCAGTGGATATTGAGAGCGTGGAGGCAAAGTGGGGGTGAGTAGAAACTGAGGATACCGtgtttgaaattgaagattGAAATTGAAACATTATTTAGCactttcattaaaataaaaacagtcATGAAAACGTACAAATCAAGGAATATggaatgtatttaaaaacattatcttttaatttgatttgatttgttgtTTTCTTCTGTATTCATAACATTCAtatgtaatatatttttcattacataacaaacataatatattgggggagggggtcgGCACGAATCATAGAGAAAAAAATGGACtaaataaaatgtcattataaacaaatatgataTACTAAGAAATAATTATACAAGAATAGTGGAAGGATCATCAAGAAATTACCAAGAACTTATAAATTGATGATCCTGAAATTACACACTTATTTGAaacataacaaagaaaataaaatgaaaacaactACAACTGGGGAATCTAGTACACACAAACTTAACATGAGTTTGATTGATACTTAATCAATATTACACTTTCCGCATTAAATGACTTTTTAAAGGTCTTTTAAAGCTTTGTAGAGTTTATGATATGTTGCGGTAACTTATTCAAAATAATAGGATCcttacataaaaatatgttgttttaaaaaaggATAATGACCATAAATTGTATGACTATCTGCTGAATTTCCAGTATGGTACCAAAATATTAACAAGAACTTGTCATGCCTCATACACCAGCTCGTAGCCCGAGATCATCAAACCAGCTTCTTCTAAAGACCCCCCAAAGCACaagtacatgtagcctacatgtataatggtGTGCGAGCTTTCTCTACCGGAGCACCTTTTCTGGAATAATTTACCAGTTCTTGGCACTAGGACACTTATGCAAACTCTtatactttccttttttcttgtgctcctcggaatataatattttgttgcCGCTCAGCTGGCAACCACCACCAGCAATTTTTgtcttctgattttttttattatttgtgtgtttttCTCATCATCACTTTCTGAAATCTGCTTTGTCTGTTTTCcatgtatttttgtaatttttctatGTTTTCGCATCCTCTATACGTGTTTCATGTATGTTTGTAATGCTGGTGGAAAGCACATTTCCATGAACTTGGACTACAATAAACAAAAAGTTCTAGATGCTGCTCTATAAATGCCTTTTAATGGTTTTCCTGTTTTTATTGATAGCCTTGATGTGCTCAGTGACTCCGATGACACCAGTAACTTTGCTGGTAAGCGTCAGTTGATCTCCCTTCTCTCTTGGTTCGACTACTGCGATCAGATCATCAAGGAAGGTCATCCTATCATTGGCAAGGCGTTGTCCACTCGGGTCAAAGAAAACTTCCTCGTTCCTATCATCGAGCAACTCCTACTCCAAACGTGAGTCTTAGGAAGTGATTGCAAAAAACTTGTGATCAATCGCAAACGGGCCCTTCtttcaaagagttgcgatcgatccgatcaaccacaagtatggacagccagcaacatcaacatctaatatgcaaatttgttcaaaatattttttagatatAACGTATATTCATACAGTACATTCAATGTCCtctttattttgtgaaaaaaaaattatgatattgttggatttccatatagttgaggttgatccaatcaatcataactctttgtaagacggggccctgatatgTCTTGCAAGCAATTGAATGCAGCTCTCCTTCTTACAGCAAGGAGTGCATGTAGAGTATTTTGGTACAACTAAAATTGCAACCAGAATTTGCAATCGTTCTCTTGCAACACCTCTTAGTTAGTTATATTGTTATTCTCATTCCAATTATGATGTTTGAAATACAGAATCTATGACATTTGCTTCAGCGATGATTGTCCCCATGgaaatatattcatatcaagCCATGTGAAGTCAAATATGCTACTTACCCCCAAGCCCTAAAGCTATGGCTAATCCTAATCCCTACCCTTCACTAATTGAAATACTATATCACAAACCAGATTCCTTGACTTTTGCTTTAATGAAAGTTTCTCCACCAGAAAAAAATGCATTCTAACCAAACAGAAAACCTTGTCCTAAACCTCAATGCTCTGAACCCAAGCCTTCTGTATTTGAATGGCTGATCGGttctatgacatttgctctggcgacaattgctctgattGAAAATCTGCTCGTTAAGCCAAACATTAAACTAAACCTCTAAAGCTAAAAAACCTTATCCCTTATCTTTACATAAATATATTCTGATCCGAAAAAagtcctaaacctaaccctatgTCCTCTGAGATATTTAGAACAGATCAAAtatcgctggagcaaatgtgtCACTGGCTGATCACTATGTTACAGAATCTGGATTTTCTGTATTTCCTGTAAACAGATCTTTTTTAATTAACAGTGTGGAGGCTTCATGGGACACCATATGTGGGAATATGTTTGGTTCtttccttttcaggaccaaacATATGCCCTAAGACTAAAATTATGCATCAGGACCAAACATATGCTTCAGaccaaacatacatgtatgcatcagGACCAGACATATGCCTCAAGACCAAACATATGCCACAGGACCAAACATACTGTTTGCCTCGAGACCAAACATATGCCACAGGACCAAACACATAAGCCTCAAGACCAAACATATACCTCATGACCAAACATATGCATCTGGACCAAACATGTGCcccaaaacgaaatatatgcCTCAAGACCAAACATATGCTTCAAGACCAAACATATTCTTCAGACCAAATATATGCCTCGGGATCAAACATATGCCTCAGGACTAAACATATGCCTCAGGACTAAACATATGCCTCAGGAACAATCATAAACCTCAGGACCAAACACATGCCTCTGGACCAAACATATGCCTCTGTACCAATCATATGCCTCTGGACCAATCATATGCCTCTTGGACCAATCATATGCCTCTCGACCAGTTATATGCCTCTGGACCAATCGTATGCCTCAGGACCATTTgcacagacctgccaaccagtacgttttagccgtatttagtacgtttttgcaaccaaaatacggcagtacgttttttctttgaaaaatacgtttttttgtaaaaaaaatatatatatatttttttataactaaatcgtaatttattgagaaaaataatctctatatgtctctatttcataaaacgtgcacaaatatggttattagatcaatgtaatttcaggtaacttgttttttttttcaatcattttgttcaaaccagggtgaagatatacacatgttttaatgttttttttttcatctgcaagagcagtgcgcattttagcttgcatgcagcttgagcgttgtgatgagcgagtgcgccaagcattttattatgaaatacacttttttgggaaaaatacagttttttttatcacagaatacagtttttcattcccagaggttggcaggtctgtatgCATGCCTCAAGACCAAACATATGTCTCAAAaccaaatattgaatatttgaatCTGACTGAATTTCCtttgaatttcaattatcatggtTTCACCACAATATTCAGGTCAGAAGTGGGTATCCTGACGAGTACGGCACACCTGGCAAAGTTTGTCAAGATGACCTCGTCTCCTCAGCTCCTCAATGAGTTTGTCTATTTCATCCTTGGTGATAATTCAAGTCCAGAGAAACCTGGTGATGCTGATCATAAAATTAGGCATAGGCTCATCGAGAGATGCGATCATTTATCTGATGAGGCAAGTATGGTATTCTGGTCCTTAATCTTAAAGACTCGATTGTCTGTGTACTGAACATAAGATTAGATGTGGTCTCATCCAGAGATGCAATCATTTTTCCGATGAGGCAAGTATAGTAATCTAGTCCTTCATCTTGAATACCCTATTAAGGTACCGATCATCAGATTAAACAGAGACTCATTGAGATATGCAATCATTTATCAGATGAAGCAAATAGAGCAGTGTAGTTAATCTTGAATACCTTTAATTGTGATATCGATCATCAGATTAGATGTAGACTCACCGAGAGATGCGATCATTTATTACATGAGGCTAGTATAGTAAACTATTCCTTAATCTTGGATACATTTTTGCGTACTGAACATAAGACTAGACATAGACTCATCAATAGTTGTGATCATTTATCAGATGAGGCAAGTATGGTAATGTAGTCCTTAGTCCTGAGAAGACCTTTGATTGTGATGCCAAtgtaaaattcaatataactacCATTAGTTGACTCgattagatgtacatgtaagtcctGTGCTAGTCTAATATTCTTGATGGAAAACTGAAGAAGGGAAAATTGTATGTGTATTTTGTTACTTTTGAAGAGAAGAtgcaaaatatttgatattttattctcTTCTATTTCAGATCTGCATCATGTCCTTGAAACTGTTTGAAGTTCTTCTCCAGAAATCCCATGTCCACATCGTCAACAATTTGGTGCTACGCAATCTGAAGACGAGGTCGTATTTTGACCGGCACCCTCCCACACCTCCTTCAACTGCCCCGACATCTCCATCTGGCGTTCCTGCATCGCCTCCTCGGACTCCATCTTCTCCTGGATCTAATCCCCAATCTCCTTCCATGCTAGGATCACATCCGGAGGCAGACTTGGTAGGGGGAACTGTAGAATCAGACACAGTAGAGAATGACTTGCCCTTAACAAATGGTCCTACAAACTTAGATCAAGAGAATCATATACCAGAGGATCCCATGTTGCAAGCGGAAGGAGCACATCCGATAGGTGATCAAGAACCTGTTACTGCACTTCCAGAATCGTTAAGTGACAGTTCTTTAGGTCCAGACTCCTCACTCTCAGGTCTACCGAACCCAGTGCCTCAACCATCAACACCAACATCCATTCTTCCCCCTTTATCGGACACACCCAATGCAAACAGTGCTATGAGTCTGACCACGCCCGTTCCTGCGGCCGGACAGTTCCCCCGTCTGGTTGGGGTGGTGCCGTTGTTGACAACTCCCGCTCCTTCGCGAGGTGTCCCAATGCTTGCGTCTCCTGCGCAAAGCGCTGCTGTTCCAAATGTGCCTTCACCGTTGACACAACTCTTGACATCGTCTCCAGACCCGTTGTCATCGACCATGCTGTTAGGGACGTCACAGTCGTTATCATTGACGTCACCTAGATCTCATGGTTCACCACCCCTTACCCCAGGCTCTCCTACTAGTCAGTCAGAAGGAGAGGACTCGGACCATAATATGCACAGGGTTGTCAGCTGGTAATTAATCATTTCATTGCATAACAATTAATTAgtcttatttcatatacatgtatgtaacattCATTGCTCAATGAATGTACTGGAAATGTTAGTGTTTAAAGTGgctcttaatttttttataaatctacaATGTGAAAGAAtacttttttggaaaatgtgGTGCCGAAAGAAGATGCCGGAGTTGTGTGGTGCTGAAGTTGAAAGAAGATAGCTTCAATGATTAAATTATATTGATAACTGCATATTATATAGTCTCAGCTTGAGCGAGGATGGATTTATTCtagtgcatcccagaaaaaaagtcTTCAGGGATAGATGTTAcaattatcaaaaatgttttgattttaaaTTTGACACATCACCAGATAAATCTCTCCTCTGATTTGTGCATGGCACATTATAGTAAAAACTGAGTCGATAGACAAGATTTGCATAGGAACTCATGTATGAAACTGtatttgttataatttttttaggttattctttatattcatgctttatacatgtaggtaaagatttaaaaggtaaaataagattgaaagataaataatgaAGAATGTGAAAGAAGTGCTCATGAACCCTCCAATTTTTTTGTCTACGTGAGGTATGGGCTCTCTATTTTTAAGACCTTTTTGAAATGTTTATGAAACGGGATAATGCTGTCAAATCATCATTGTTCAGGCAGTCGAAGAAGTGAATTAAGAATAGAAAAGAAGGGGTCAGATTTACAAAAAGGTTCATTACTGATTCTAAATTTTAATCTTGTGCTGCGCATTCATGTTTTGAGTATTTCATATGATATTGCATGTACATGAAGgtatcaaatacaaaaaaagaatatttgaacTTCATTATGATATTGATTTGATATAAATGATTTATCTATATGTACGTGTGTGATGGAAAATAATGACTGAGAAtcatattttccctttttcttggATGCACTTTATAATGAATTCctgtacatgtatcaattaTGAATATAAACTATGATAATGTTTGCCTTTCCAGTTTTCTAGGGTTGATTCCAGAAGAGAATAAGTCTTCCTACCTCACTGGGGATACAGGGTACGACATGTAT
The genomic region above belongs to Lytechinus pictus isolate F3 Inbred chromosome 12, Lp3.0, whole genome shotgun sequence and contains:
- the LOC129272281 gene encoding FHF complex subunit HOOK interacting protein 2A-like isoform X2; the encoded protein is MFNRFAAVLHQAVEAIAPTQTLVEDFIFHWKAITHYFINNKDDKQPVQESNIPNHLDHMLVILTQEEGQMEANQTGPCMEHLLQHKILETLLTLGKADCPPGMKQMVLMFFTNLLGRIKQPLLPHINVYKPVHKLVKVCGETRAGPTEKEEIQFLCVVCFKLREHPYLVNFFLEDSRQSSSRQRGQPRTKPDSSQAEFSVIDSLLKLVHSPDSRVAVKACEGLMLCASLPESQAANCIVKNTQFCTLLAERLCSLYNALPLSMDPVDIESVEAKWGLDVLSDSDDTSNFAGKRQLISLLSWFDYCDQIIKEGHPIIGKALSTRVKENFLVPIIEQLLLQTSEVGILTSTAHLAKFVKMTSSPQLLNEFVYFILGDNSSPEKPGDADHKIRHRLIERCDHLSDEICIMSLKLFEVLLQKSHVHIVNNLVLRNLKTRSYFDRHPPTPPSTAPTSPSGVPASPPRTPSSPGSNPQSPSMLGSHPEADLVGGTVESDTVENDLPLTNGPTNLDQENHIPEDPMLQAEGAHPIGDQEPVTALPESLSDSSLGPDSSLSGLPNPVPQPSTPTSILPPLSDTPNANSAMSLTTPVPAAGQFPRLVGVVPLLTTPAPSRGVPMLASPAQSAAVPNVPSPLTQLLTSSPDPLSSTMLLGTSQSLSLTSPRSHGSPPLTPGSPTSQSEGEDSDHNMHRVVSCFLGLIPEENKSSYLTGDTGYDMYLREAHRNFRECTVNSLPYDWPNYSTPVERLPESEPFYEGAFIKILFDKLSRMLDQTYEVNLQVTSVLAKIALYPHPHIHEYLLDPFLTIAPGCRNLYSVLEKVVGDLSVRVRSIPEFQKQLFLVRQQLMGIVEEQDSLLYIDLLEGVIVLEEFCKELAAVAFVKFHAASGR
- the LOC129272281 gene encoding FHF complex subunit HOOK interacting protein 2A-like isoform X1; protein product: MFNRFAAVLHQAVEAIAPTQTLVEDFIFHWKAITHYFINNKDDKQPVQESNIPNHLDHMLVILTQEEGQMEANQTGPCMEHLLQHKILETLLTLGKADCPPGMKQMVLMFFTNLLGRIKQPLLPHINVYKPVHKLVKVCGETRAGPTEKEEIQFLCVVCFKLREHPYLVNFFLEDSRQSSSRQRGQPRTKPDSSQAEFSVIDSLLKLVHSPDSRVAVKACEGLMLCASLPESQAANCIVKNTQFCTLLAERLCSLYNALPLSMDPVDIESVEAKWGLDVLSDSDDTSNFAGKRQLISLLSWFDYCDQIIKEGHPIIGKALSTRVKENFLVPIIEQLLLQTSEVGILTSTAHLAKFVKMTSSPQLLNEFVYFILGDNSSPEKPGDADHKIRHRLIERCDHLSDEICIMSLKLFEVLLQKSHVHIVNNLVLRNLKTRSYFDRHPPTPPSTAPTSPSGVPASPPRTPSSPGSNPQSPSMLGSHPEADLVGGTVESDTVENDLPLTNGPTNLDQENHIPEDPMLQAEGAHPIGDQEPVTALPESLSDSSLGPDSSLSGLPNPVPQPSTPTSILPPLSDTPNANSAMSLTTPVPAAGQFPRLVGVVPLLTTPAPSRGVPMLASPAQSAAVPNVPSPLTQLLTSSPDPLSSTMLLGTSQSLSLTSPRSHGSPPLTPGSPTSQSEGEDSDHNMHRVVSCFLGLIPEENKSSYLTGDTGYDMYLREAHRNFRECTVNSLPYDWPNYSTPVERLPESEPFYEGAFIKILFDKLSRMLDQTYEVNLQVTSVLAKIALYPHPHIHEYLLDPFLTIAPGCRNLYSVLEKVVGDLSVRVRSIPEFQKQLFLVRQQLMGIVEEQDRSGASAIMNLLYIDLLEGVIVLEEFCKELAAVAFVKFHAASGR
- the LOC129272281 gene encoding FHF complex subunit HOOK interacting protein 2A-like isoform X4; translation: MFNRFAAVLHQAVEAIAPTQTLVEDFIFHWKAITHYFINNKDDKQPVQESNIPNHLDHMLVILTQEEGQMEANQTGPCMEHLLQHKILETLLTLGKADCPPGMKQMVLMFFTNLLGRIKQPLLPHINVYKPVHKLVKVCGETRAGPTEKEEIQFLCVVCFKLREHPYLVNFFLEDSRQSSSRQRGQPRTKPDSSQAEFSVIDSLLKLVHSPDSRVAVKACEGLMLCASLPESQAANCIVKNTQFCTLLAERLCSLYNALPLSMDPVDIESVEAKWGLDVLSDSDDTSNFAGKRQLISLLSWFDYCDQIIKEGHPIIGKALSTRVKENFLVPIIEQLLLQTSEVGILTSTAHLAKFVKMTSSPQLLNEFVYFILGDNSSPEKPGDADHKIRHRLIERCDHLSDEICIMSLKLFEVLLQKSHVHIVNNLVLRNLKTRSYFDRHPPTPPSTAPTSPSGVPASPPRTPSSPGSNPQSPSMLGSHPEADLVGGTVESDTVENDLPLTNGPTNLDQENHIPEDPMLQAEGAHPIGDQEPVTALPESLSDSSLGPDSSLSGLPNPVPQPSTPTSILPPLSDTPNANSAMSLTTPVPAAGQFPRLVGVVPLLTTPAPSRGVPMLASPAQSAAVPNVPSPLTQLLTSSPDPLSSTMLLGTSQSLSLTSPRSHGSPPLTPGSPTSQSEGEDSDHNMHRVVSCFLGLIPEENKSSYLTGDTGYDMYLREAHRNVSFISISNTSFVIRGVP
- the LOC129272281 gene encoding FHF complex subunit HOOK interacting protein 2A-like isoform X3; the protein is MLVILTQEEGQMEANQTGPCMEHLLQHKILETLLTLGKADCPPGMKQMVLMFFTNLLGRIKQPLLPHINVYKPVHKLVKVCGETRAGPTEKEEIQFLCVVCFKLREHPYLVNFFLEDSRQSSSRQRGQPRTKPDSSQAEFSVIDSLLKLVHSPDSRVAVKACEGLMLCASLPESQAANCIVKNTQFCTLLAERLCSLYNALPLSMDPVDIESVEAKWGLDVLSDSDDTSNFAGKRQLISLLSWFDYCDQIIKEGHPIIGKALSTRVKENFLVPIIEQLLLQTSEVGILTSTAHLAKFVKMTSSPQLLNEFVYFILGDNSSPEKPGDADHKIRHRLIERCDHLSDEICIMSLKLFEVLLQKSHVHIVNNLVLRNLKTRSYFDRHPPTPPSTAPTSPSGVPASPPRTPSSPGSNPQSPSMLGSHPEADLVGGTVESDTVENDLPLTNGPTNLDQENHIPEDPMLQAEGAHPIGDQEPVTALPESLSDSSLGPDSSLSGLPNPVPQPSTPTSILPPLSDTPNANSAMSLTTPVPAAGQFPRLVGVVPLLTTPAPSRGVPMLASPAQSAAVPNVPSPLTQLLTSSPDPLSSTMLLGTSQSLSLTSPRSHGSPPLTPGSPTSQSEGEDSDHNMHRVVSCFLGLIPEENKSSYLTGDTGYDMYLREAHRNFRECTVNSLPYDWPNYSTPVERLPESEPFYEGAFIKILFDKLSRMLDQTYEVNLQVTSVLAKIALYPHPHIHEYLLDPFLTIAPGCRNLYSVLEKVVGDLSVRVRSIPEFQKQLFLVRQQLMGIVEEQDRSGASAIMNLLYIDLLEGVIVLEEFCKELAAVAFVKFHAASGR